One genomic region from Prunus persica cultivar Lovell chromosome G3, Prunus_persica_NCBIv2, whole genome shotgun sequence encodes:
- the LOC18783543 gene encoding E3 ubiquitin-protein ligase Praja-1, giving the protein MSELCATTHLPREPQPNEPDPHTLTLDPLAHWCTNQNCNPFADPPDSRSSDCDCFSDAASDSDHDVSCFVTDLFDRRTSERPNNDCVTVPGSGSGSDPLSLESEIGGVDGGDEMGSNLGLGFGLESNSQDSVSELGEFNITPGDDSRVSGLRIVGLESESDSDSGTIDDIESNRITDSGIQSIWDNLFLVEQRNMFENSESNRIDGGVEELSVASGFSTEEEEEIPEGATRSLEWEILLTVNNFRRYADDDDVDLETAEYINTIFGQFVENANAMKGSPPAASSVVEDLPFVKFTKEKLKNEEVVCAVCKDSIASEDKVRSLPCCHYYHQDCIVPWLGIRNTCPVCRYELPTDDPDYERSKCERATRGEPGDSEVRFEQFV; this is encoded by the coding sequence ATGTCTGAGCTTTGCGCCACCACTCACCTACCCCGCGAACCACAACCAAACGAACCAGACCCACATACCCTAACTCTTGATCCCCTCGCCCACTGGTGCACCAACCAAAATTGCAACCCCTTCGCCGATCCGCCCGATTCCCGAAGCTCCGATTGCGACTGTTTCTCCGATGCCGCCTCCGATTCGGACCATGACGTCAGCTGCTTCGTCACCGATCTCTTCGACCGTCGCACCTCGGAGCGGCCCAATAACGACTGCGTTACGGTTCCGGGTTCGGGTTCGGGTTCGGACCCGCTTTCGCTTGAATCGGAAATTGGGGGTGTTGATGGTGGAGATGAAATGGGGTCAAATTTGGGGTTAGGGTTTGGTCTAGAGTCAAATTCTCAGGACTCTGTCTCTGAATTGGGCGAGTTTAATATTACACCAGGGGATGATTCGCGCGTTAGTGGCCTTCGGATTGTTGGGTTGGAATCGGAATCTGATTCGGATTCCGGTACCATCGATGATATAGAAAGTAATCGGATCACCGATTCGGGTATCCAATCAATCTGGGACAACCTTTTCTTGGTGGAGCAGAGGAACATGTTTGAAAATTCTGAGTCTAATCGGATCGATGGCGGAGTTGAAGAGCTCTCAGTGGCCTCTGGGTTTTctactgaagaagaagaagagattcCGGAAGGAGCCACACGAAGCCTGGAGTGGGAAATTCTCTTGACAGTCAACAATTTCCGGAGGTATgccgatgatgatgatgttgactTAGAGACTGCAGAGTACATCAACACGATTTTCGGGCAATTCGTGGAGAATGCGAATGCCATGAAAGGTAGCCCTCCGGCGGCTTCAAGTGTTGTCGAGGATCTTCCCTTTGTTAAGTTCACAAAGGAGAAGTTGAAGAATGAAGAAGTGGTCTGTGCTGTTTGTAAAGACAGCATTGCGTCGGAGGATAAGGTCAGGAGCTTACCCTGTTGCCATTACTATCATCAGGACTGCATTGTGCCCTGGTTGGGCATTCGAAATACATGCCCGGTTTGCCGGTATGAGCTGCCCACGGATGATCCTGATTATGAAAGGAGCAAGTGTGAAAGGGCTACCCGTGGCGAGCCAGGCGATTCAGAGGTCAGGTTTGAGCAATTTGTGTGA
- the LOC18782219 gene encoding UMP-CMP kinase 3 isoform X1, giving the protein MPPFTHRKDPVNLRASIALFSHPPQCNPCQDFMETMAKDGAAQEATVTPNKDVSEDNLKGYTVIYVLGGPGSGKSTQCAKIATYFGFCHLSVGDLLEAEVETRSEYGKMIEDCKKEGKLVPSDLVVKLLQQAMQRSQNKKFVIDGFPRNEENRAAAESFMKIEPDFVLFLDCSEEEMKRRLLNRNQGRVDDNISTIQKRLKVYFECTLPVINYYSAEGNVRKIDAERSPEEVFEAIKDVFFELKEKHGETRMTL; this is encoded by the exons ATGCCACCGTTTACACACAGAAAGGACCCTGTGAATCTGAGAGCAAGCATTGCACTCTTCAGTCATCCCCCCCAGTGTAATCCCTGTCAG GATTTTATGGAGACCATGGCAAAAGATGGTGCAGCACAAGAGGCAACTGTGACTCCCAACAAG GATGTAAGTGAAGATAACCTTAAAGGGTACACAGTTATCTATGTTTTAG GTGGTCCAGGTAGCGGAAAGAGTACACAATGCGCCAAAATTGCTACATACTTTGGGTTTTGTCATCTGAGTGTTGGTGATCTTCTTGAAGCAGAAGTTGAGACTAGATCTGAATACGG TAAAATGATTGAGGACTgtaagaaagaaggaaagctTGTTCCTTCCGATCTGGTTGTCAAGCTTCTGCAACAGGCAATGCAGAGGagccaaaacaagaaatttgtCATCGATGGCTTCCCACGGAATGAAGAAAATCGTGCTGCCGCTGAAAGCTTT ATGAAAATTGAGCCAGATTTTGTATTGTTTCTTGACTGCTCGGAAGAGGAGATGAAAAGACGTCTTTTAAATAGAAACCAG GGAAGAGTTGATGATAATATTAGCACAATACAGAAGCGTCTTAAAGTCTACTTTGAATGCACTCTTCCTGTAATCAATTATTACAGCGCCGAGGGCAATGTTCGAAAG ATTGATGCTGAAAGGTCTCCTGAGGAGGTATTTGAGGCAATCAAGGACGTATTCTTTGAGCTGAAAGAGAAGCATGGGGAGACCCGCATGACTCTGTAG
- the LOC18782219 gene encoding UMP-CMP kinase 3 isoform X2 has translation METMAKDGAAQEATVTPNKDVSEDNLKGYTVIYVLGGPGSGKSTQCAKIATYFGFCHLSVGDLLEAEVETRSEYGKMIEDCKKEGKLVPSDLVVKLLQQAMQRSQNKKFVIDGFPRNEENRAAAESFMKIEPDFVLFLDCSEEEMKRRLLNRNQGRVDDNISTIQKRLKVYFECTLPVINYYSAEGNVRKIDAERSPEEVFEAIKDVFFELKEKHGETRMTL, from the exons ATGGAGACCATGGCAAAAGATGGTGCAGCACAAGAGGCAACTGTGACTCCCAACAAG GATGTAAGTGAAGATAACCTTAAAGGGTACACAGTTATCTATGTTTTAG GTGGTCCAGGTAGCGGAAAGAGTACACAATGCGCCAAAATTGCTACATACTTTGGGTTTTGTCATCTGAGTGTTGGTGATCTTCTTGAAGCAGAAGTTGAGACTAGATCTGAATACGG TAAAATGATTGAGGACTgtaagaaagaaggaaagctTGTTCCTTCCGATCTGGTTGTCAAGCTTCTGCAACAGGCAATGCAGAGGagccaaaacaagaaatttgtCATCGATGGCTTCCCACGGAATGAAGAAAATCGTGCTGCCGCTGAAAGCTTT ATGAAAATTGAGCCAGATTTTGTATTGTTTCTTGACTGCTCGGAAGAGGAGATGAAAAGACGTCTTTTAAATAGAAACCAG GGAAGAGTTGATGATAATATTAGCACAATACAGAAGCGTCTTAAAGTCTACTTTGAATGCACTCTTCCTGTAATCAATTATTACAGCGCCGAGGGCAATGTTCGAAAG ATTGATGCTGAAAGGTCTCCTGAGGAGGTATTTGAGGCAATCAAGGACGTATTCTTTGAGCTGAAAGAGAAGCATGGGGAGACCCGCATGACTCTGTAG